From Candidatus Dormiibacterota bacterium, one genomic window encodes:
- a CDS encoding FGGY family carbohydrate kinase has translation MRRMPAGVDLGSSSVKAVLVSDRGRPGRAARRRIATRRGRAGRVEHDAEEILGASLLALRAAMPRRPEPLDLGIATQRSTILFWDSRTGRPLTPAYSWQDLRGEALCESMRRAGRLDDAVVARTGLRLTPYYSASKLAWALSHVRGLRRLVAAGRALWGTLGTFLLWRLGEGASYAIDHANAQRTLLFDLETLSWDPDLFEAFGLAPLLDAPALPALVPTTLATPLHLAVAGRALRLGAMTGDQQAAQIGLGCRAEGVTTINYGSGAFVLISTGRRLARVPGLLTTLLTSWGDSGTEGRTARRFAVEGPVNAAATAIDWAIKRLRLRLRTRDLDRFLGADDGRPRTVHFLPAVAGLGAPRWDTTARPRFVGDTRGASPRSLLRAVVESVACRCAEIIRVAEQHAAPGRVPGGAASASGPLPVLVAGGLTRCRTLLQAQADLLQRPIVVRESPDATCLGAALLARSPALWWGDGIAVDAGGGGRNVTWPRLSPDEGERRYLDWATAVYGTEGVTRPGVAAARASR, from the coding sequence ATGCGCCGCATGCCGGCGGGGGTCGATCTCGGATCGTCCAGCGTCAAGGCCGTCCTGGTTTCGGACCGCGGCCGGCCGGGCCGGGCTGCGCGCCGCAGGATCGCGACCCGGCGCGGCCGGGCGGGCCGCGTCGAGCACGACGCCGAGGAGATCCTCGGCGCCTCGCTCCTGGCGTTGCGCGCCGCCATGCCGCGGCGTCCCGAGCCTCTCGACCTCGGGATCGCCACGCAGCGTTCGACGATCCTGTTCTGGGACAGCCGGACCGGCCGGCCTCTCACGCCCGCGTACTCCTGGCAGGACCTGCGCGGCGAAGCGCTGTGCGAATCGATGCGGCGAGCCGGACGGCTCGACGACGCTGTCGTGGCGCGCACGGGTCTGAGGCTCACGCCCTACTATTCCGCATCCAAGCTGGCCTGGGCCCTCTCGCATGTCAGGGGGCTTCGCCGTCTCGTGGCGGCGGGTCGGGCGCTGTGGGGCACGCTCGGCACCTTCCTCCTCTGGCGCCTCGGCGAGGGGGCCTCGTACGCGATCGATCACGCGAACGCGCAGCGCACTCTCCTGTTCGATCTCGAGACCCTGTCCTGGGATCCGGATCTGTTCGAGGCCTTTGGCCTTGCGCCCCTCCTGGACGCTCCGGCGCTGCCCGCGCTCGTCCCCACGACACTGGCGACGCCCCTGCATCTCGCGGTGGCCGGACGGGCCCTGCGCCTGGGCGCGATGACGGGAGACCAGCAGGCGGCCCAGATCGGCCTGGGCTGCAGGGCCGAAGGGGTCACGACAATCAACTACGGTTCGGGAGCATTCGTGCTGATCAGCACCGGCCGCAGGCTTGCGCGCGTCCCGGGTCTCCTCACGACTCTGCTGACGTCCTGGGGAGATTCGGGAACCGAGGGGAGGACGGCCAGGCGTTTCGCGGTCGAGGGACCGGTGAACGCCGCCGCGACCGCGATCGACTGGGCGATCAAAAGGTTGAGACTCCGGCTGCGGACCCGCGACCTGGACCGCTTCCTGGGCGCCGACGACGGCCGGCCGCGCACGGTCCATTTCCTGCCCGCGGTCGCCGGTCTGGGGGCGCCCCGCTGGGATACGACCGCCAGGCCGCGCTTCGTCGGGGACACGCGCGGCGCCTCGCCGCGGTCCCTCCTGCGGGCCGTGGTCGAGTCGGTCGCCTGCCGCTGCGCGGAGATCATCAGGGTCGCCGAGCAGCACGCGGCGCCGGGCCGGGTCCCGGGCGGCGCCGCTTCCGCCTCCGGACCGCTCCCCGTCCTGGTGGCCGGCGGCCTGACGCGGTGCCGGACGCTGCTCCAGGCGCAGGCCGATCTCCTGCAGCGTCCGATCGTCGTGCGCGAGTCTCCCGATGCCACCTGTCTCGGGGCCGCCCTGCTGGCGCGAAGCCCCGCGCTGTGGTGGGGGGACGGCATCGCCGTGGACGCCGGCGGTGGCGGCAGGAACGTCACGTGGCCGCGCCTTTCGCCCGACGAGGGGGAGAGGCGCTACCTGGACTGGGCGACCGCCGTTTACGGGACCGAGGGGGTGACGCGCCCCGGCGTGGCGGCGGCGCGGGCTTCGAGATAG
- a CDS encoding TlpA disulfide reductase family protein — MRSRAAGLLLAASLLAPFSIAGAQTPLKDAYLKRFVGKPAPPLVLKDMKGVPVKLSDYRGRVVLLNFWYSSCFPCRMETPDLIALYEAYKERGLVVLGINTDPLIMPQDGGEMLRRFIDSYKIPYPVLVADRKVYDDYGRAPIAPITLLIDRQGSIARVFWGATRGPVFESSVRPYLEARAAATPGRVTPSVP, encoded by the coding sequence ATGAGGAGCCGTGCGGCGGGTCTTCTGCTCGCAGCGAGCCTCCTGGCCCCGTTCTCGATCGCAGGCGCGCAGACGCCCCTCAAGGACGCCTATCTGAAGCGCTTCGTCGGGAAACCGGCGCCCCCCCTCGTCCTGAAGGACATGAAGGGAGTCCCCGTCAAGTTGTCCGACTATCGCGGCAGGGTGGTCCTCCTGAACTTCTGGTACTCCAGCTGCTTTCCCTGCCGCATGGAGACGCCCGATCTGATCGCGTTGTACGAGGCGTACAAGGAACGCGGTCTGGTCGTCCTGGGAATCAACACCGACCCTCTGATCATGCCGCAGGACGGCGGGGAGATGCTGCGGCGATTCATCGACAGCTACAAGATTCCCTATCCTGTCCTGGTGGCCGATCGCAAGGTGTACGACGACTACGGCCGGGCGCCGATCGCCCCCATCACACTCCTCATCGACAGACAGGGCTCGATCGCCCGGGTCTTCTGGGGCGCGACCCGGGGACCGGTCTTCGAGAGTTCCGTCCGCCCCTATCTCGAAGCCCGCGCCGCCGCCACGCCGGGGCGCGTCACCCCCTCGGTCCCGTAA
- the lysS gene encoding lysine--tRNA ligase codes for MVHVRERHWADEIADEILKQGPGPHEISTGISPSGEIHIGNLREVITADVIYRVLTERGVQVTLNYVADNFDPLRKVYPFLDAAVYSGHIGKPLSEFPCPCGKHESYASHFLEPFLASLETLGIQVKVYYADRMYKSGILVPQILQALKGRDVIARILQECTGRKVEPEWSPFNPICQACGRMTETIVKGFSEKNLTVDYVCKCGGRGTVSMQGGGKLTWRVDWPARWARIPVTIEPFGKDHATRGGSYDTGALICRDVFKAPPPFPITYEWISFKGKGELKKSKGNILSVHRMLEVLPPEVLRYLIVKTRPMRSIGFDPGLPLLSLIDEFDDATSQSRDPRALQLSEAGRFQAVGVPFRHLVNVVQMADFDLDQAVVILKRNGYPVPDPEALKERAGYAIRWLREFAPEDVKFSVERALPMAARALEPSQRAFLSRLAEGLREGMSGEEIHALIYEVAKEVGMEKTTAAFEAIYLAFLGQPKGPRAGWFLAFLERDFVLARLREAGRAAAA; via the coding sequence ATGGTCCACGTTCGCGAAAGACACTGGGCCGACGAGATCGCCGACGAGATCCTGAAGCAGGGTCCCGGCCCGCACGAGATCTCCACAGGGATCTCGCCTTCGGGGGAGATCCACATCGGCAACCTGCGCGAGGTGATCACCGCCGACGTCATCTACCGCGTCCTGACGGAGCGCGGTGTCCAGGTGACGCTCAACTACGTGGCCGACAATTTCGACCCTCTCCGGAAGGTCTATCCGTTCCTGGACGCCGCGGTCTATTCGGGCCACATCGGCAAGCCGCTCTCGGAATTCCCCTGCCCGTGCGGCAAGCACGAATCCTACGCGTCCCACTTTCTCGAGCCGTTCCTCGCGTCGCTCGAGACGCTCGGCATCCAGGTCAAGGTCTACTACGCCGATCGGATGTACAAGTCCGGGATCCTCGTGCCGCAGATCCTCCAGGCGCTCAAGGGGCGGGACGTCATCGCCCGGATCCTGCAGGAGTGCACGGGTCGCAAGGTCGAGCCGGAGTGGAGCCCGTTCAACCCGATCTGCCAGGCGTGCGGCAGGATGACCGAGACGATCGTGAAGGGGTTCTCCGAGAAGAACCTGACGGTCGACTACGTCTGCAAATGCGGCGGGCGCGGCACGGTGTCGATGCAGGGGGGCGGCAAGCTCACCTGGCGGGTGGACTGGCCCGCCCGCTGGGCGCGGATCCCGGTGACCATCGAGCCGTTCGGCAAGGACCACGCGACGCGCGGCGGCTCGTACGACACCGGCGCCCTCATCTGCCGGGACGTCTTCAAGGCCCCTCCGCCGTTTCCCATCACCTACGAGTGGATCTCGTTCAAGGGGAAGGGGGAGCTGAAGAAGAGCAAGGGGAACATCCTGTCGGTCCACCGGATGCTCGAAGTCCTGCCACCCGAGGTGCTGCGCTATCTCATCGTCAAGACCCGGCCGATGCGCTCGATCGGATTCGACCCCGGCCTGCCGCTCCTGTCGCTGATCGACGAGTTCGACGACGCCACCTCGCAGAGCCGCGACCCGCGCGCCCTGCAGCTCTCTGAGGCCGGCCGGTTCCAGGCGGTCGGAGTGCCGTTCCGGCACCTGGTGAACGTGGTGCAGATGGCCGACTTCGACCTGGATCAGGCGGTCGTGATCCTGAAGCGCAACGGCTACCCGGTCCCGGACCCGGAGGCGCTCAAGGAGCGGGCCGGCTATGCCATCCGCTGGCTGCGTGAGTTCGCGCCCGAGGACGTGAAGTTCTCGGTCGAGCGCGCCCTTCCAATGGCGGCGCGCGCTCTCGAACCGTCGCAGCGCGCGTTTCTCTCCCGCCTTGCCGAGGGCCTGCGCGAGGGGATGAGCGGCGAGGAGATCCACGCGCTCATCTATGAGGTCGCGAAGGAAGTGGGAATGGAGAAGACGACGGCGGCCTTCGAAGCGATCTACCTGGCGTTCCTGGGACAGCCCAAGGGGCCGCGCGCCGGCTGGTTCCTCGCCTTCCTGGAGCGTGACTTCGTCCTGGCGCGCCTGCGCGAGGCGGGACGGGCGGCCGCGGCATGA
- a CDS encoding YceI family protein gives MKGARTGVAALLVVCCMAPAAAAGEITLPLDAQASSLSFTISRPGETIEGTARRFEGEVTFDPQDLTRGGSTVLRVQAVSLETGNRLRDRKMRNTHLEIERFPEIVFKSTSIRVGSGKALVEGVLSLHGVDRTLMVPATIRYDSGVLTAEGNADLTYSDFRIPIPRFLWLVMDDVIAVHFRLVAGTAPR, from the coding sequence GTGAAGGGGGCGAGGACCGGGGTCGCTGCGCTTCTGGTCGTGTGCTGCATGGCACCGGCCGCGGCCGCCGGCGAGATCACGCTTCCCCTCGACGCGCAGGCGAGCAGCCTGAGCTTCACGATCAGCCGCCCCGGCGAGACGATCGAAGGCACGGCCCGGCGGTTCGAGGGGGAGGTCACGTTCGACCCGCAGGATCTGACGCGTGGAGGCTCGACCGTCCTCAGGGTGCAGGCGGTCTCGCTCGAGACCGGCAATCGTCTGCGCGACCGCAAGATGCGCAACACGCACCTGGAGATCGAGCGCTTCCCGGAGATCGTCTTCAAGTCGACGTCGATCCGGGTCGGATCCGGAAAGGCGCTGGTCGAGGGCGTCCTCAGCCTGCACGGGGTCGACAGGACGCTCATGGTCCCGGCGACGATCCGGTATGATAGCGGTGTCCTGACAGCCGAAGGGAACGCCGATCTGACCTACAGCGATTTCCGGATTCCGATCCCGCGCTTCCTCTGGCTGGTCATGGACGACGTGATCGCCGTGCATTTCCGCCTGGTGGCGGGGACGGCGCCGCGCTGA
- a CDS encoding isoprenylcysteine carboxylmethyltransferase family protein, with amino-acid sequence MHELEATSIGYIALVAAAALAAILERLHALGHETRLLESGAEEVAPWVYRLMVPVYIAVFPAAIAEHVVLGRHPPAPFAAAMVVLFLSAKGLKLWAIRSLGDLWTMRVILPRPLRVVTAGPYRHVRHPNYVAVLVEVTALPLAGGAWITASAAAVLFLALLRARVLTEERALLARAEYAAAMGDRRRFVPGGGR; translated from the coding sequence ATGCACGAACTCGAAGCCACGTCGATCGGCTACATCGCGCTCGTCGCCGCGGCCGCGCTCGCGGCGATCCTGGAGCGTCTGCACGCACTGGGTCATGAGACGCGTCTTCTGGAGTCGGGGGCCGAGGAAGTGGCCCCCTGGGTCTACCGCCTGATGGTGCCTGTCTACATCGCGGTCTTTCCCGCGGCGATCGCCGAGCATGTCGTCCTGGGCAGACACCCACCCGCGCCGTTCGCGGCCGCGATGGTCGTCCTGTTCCTCTCGGCCAAGGGTCTCAAGCTGTGGGCGATCCGGAGTCTGGGAGATCTGTGGACCATGCGCGTGATCCTGCCGCGACCGTTGCGCGTCGTCACCGCGGGTCCGTATCGCCACGTGCGGCATCCGAACTACGTCGCGGTCCTGGTCGAGGTGACGGCGCTGCCGCTCGCCGGGGGAGCCTGGATCACCGCCTCGGCCGCCGCGGTCCTGTTCCTGGCGCTCCTCCGGGCGCGCGTCCTCACGGAGGAGCGGGCGCTCCTGGCCCGTGCCGAGTACGCGGCGGCGATGGGAGACCGGCGGCGCTTCGTCCCGGGGGGCGGGCGGTGA